A section of the Calditrichota bacterium genome encodes:
- a CDS encoding T9SS type A sorting domain-containing protein, protein VWGQFTPEGYQINVSDDGGANWQGPQELWSFDDGLRGGYIAQNIILAGQSDNVFVAFCGQYGATDFDAPSISDMTLSSVRRGEPWIVTAELNDESGIDYTDVNWLKVGAEEWDFAEADSGMVDDDDNGTYYYTMPSDSMNGMALADGDSVWFFVFARDGVGNLGFGLEGLIIVGREWQGVTNPVFIPSETTLGVNYPNPFNSETVIPYTLNRSQKVTLQIWDTNGRLVETLYDGRQVAGHHSVSWKATGVPTGLYIYTMKTSAGVTLSGKLTILR, encoded by the coding sequence ACGTCTGGGGTCAGTTCACCCCCGAAGGGTACCAGATCAATGTCTCGGACGACGGTGGAGCAAACTGGCAAGGCCCGCAGGAACTCTGGTCCTTCGACGACGGTCTGCGCGGCGGTTACATTGCCCAGAACATCATTCTGGCCGGACAGAGTGACAATGTCTTTGTCGCCTTCTGCGGACAGTACGGCGCCACCGACTTTGATGCTCCGTCGATTTCGGATATGACGCTTTCCAGCGTCCGCCGCGGCGAGCCCTGGATCGTTACCGCCGAATTGAACGACGAGAGCGGCATTGACTATACCGATGTCAACTGGCTCAAGGTCGGCGCTGAAGAGTGGGACTTTGCCGAGGCCGACTCCGGAATGGTCGATGACGACGACAACGGGACCTACTACTACACGATGCCGTCCGATTCGATGAACGGAATGGCTCTCGCCGACGGCGACTCGGTCTGGTTCTTCGTCTTTGCTCGGGATGGCGTCGGCAATCTCGGATTTGGATTGGAGGGCCTGATCATTGTCGGGCGGGAGTGGCAGGGCGTCACCAACCCGGTCTTCATTCCGAGCGAGACCACGCTCGGCGTAAACTACCCGAACCCGTTCAACAGCGAGACGGTGATTCCCTACACGCTGAATCGTTCCCAGAAGGTCACGCTGCAGATATGGGACACCAACGGGCGATTGGTGGAGACACTCTACGACGGCCGTCAGGTTGCAGGTCATCACTCGGTTTCCTGGAAAGCAACAGGCGTCCCGACGGGGCTCTACATCTACACGATGAAGACCTCAGCCGGCGTCACACTTTCCGGTAAACTGACTATTCTTCGTTAA